One window of Nitrososphaerota archaeon genomic DNA carries:
- the gatE gene encoding Glu-tRNA(Gln) amidotransferase subunit GatE produces MIKEDLLKSMLEKIDYKEIGLKVGLEIHRQLNTKHKLFCKCPTIEIEGKETIFIRKLRPTISELGEVDQAALFEAERHRTIVYHAKEGNTCLVEMDEEPPHPINQEAVEIGLTIALMLGMKIVNEIHVMRKIVIDGSNTCGFQRTCILATGGKIIIEGKEIPINTLCLEEDAATLIGREDDIVHYDLSRLGIPLVEISTAPSINSPEEARKVALAIGNILRSTSKVKRGIGSIRQDINISIKNGALVEIKGVQELDLIPKVIENEVKRQILLLYIKEELNKRNIKKSDLKFEIFDITKIFENTKCKLIKDSIGKGNKVYALKLNGFGGLLNIEAGPNIRFGAELNNIAKAWTGIRGIFHTDEMPAYGISENEINSLKEMLNASNNDAIVFIVEKEDKAEKALEKIYQRALEAIEKIPEETRAAQSDGTTIYSRPRPGSARMYPETDIPPLKINEELLEKIKSNLPEPIEIKIKRIIEKYKLSKQLANSLIDMDKIEIFEELTQYSNVAPSFIASILTEAIINLRREGYDISNIKDVHFKEIIKMINEKKIAKESSIEILKYICKNPKSKIEEAIKELSLEYLSIDEAKSIVEKIVKDNLLEIKNDPLKAEKKLMGILMKSLRGKIDGKILNEILKEKINEIIKKDN; encoded by the coding sequence GTGATAAAAGAGGACCTTTTAAAATCAATGCTTGAAAAAATTGATTATAAAGAAATAGGCTTAAAAGTAGGATTGGAAATACATAGACAATTGAATACAAAGCATAAATTATTTTGTAAATGTCCAACAATTGAAATTGAAGGGAAAGAAACAATTTTTATTAGAAAATTAAGACCAACTATTAGTGAATTAGGCGAAGTAGATCAAGCAGCTTTATTTGAAGCTGAAAGACATAGGACTATAGTATATCATGCTAAAGAAGGGAATACATGTCTTGTTGAAATGGATGAGGAACCGCCACATCCAATAAATCAAGAAGCAGTTGAAATAGGTTTAACAATTGCTTTAATGCTTGGAATGAAGATTGTTAATGAAATACATGTAATGAGAAAAATTGTTATAGATGGATCAAATACTTGTGGCTTTCAAAGAACATGCATTTTAGCTACTGGAGGGAAAATAATAATTGAAGGAAAAGAAATCCCTATTAATACTTTATGTTTAGAAGAAGATGCTGCTACATTAATAGGAAGAGAAGATGATATAGTTCATTATGATTTATCAAGATTGGGTATACCATTAGTAGAAATATCTACAGCTCCATCAATTAATTCTCCTGAAGAAGCTAGAAAAGTTGCTTTAGCTATAGGCAATATTCTAAGATCTACTTCTAAAGTAAAAAGAGGGATAGGTTCAATAAGACAAGATATAAATATTTCGATTAAGAATGGAGCATTAGTTGAAATTAAAGGAGTTCAAGAACTTGACCTTATACCAAAAGTAATAGAAAATGAAGTTAAAAGGCAAATCCTTTTATTATATATTAAAGAAGAACTTAATAAAAGGAATATTAAAAAATCCGATTTAAAATTTGAAATATTCGATATAACTAAAATTTTTGAAAATACAAAATGCAAATTAATTAAAGATTCTATTGGAAAAGGGAATAAAGTATATGCTTTAAAATTGAATGGTTTTGGAGGATTACTTAATATAGAAGCTGGACCAAATATAAGATTTGGAGCTGAACTTAATAACATTGCTAAAGCATGGACTGGAATAAGAGGGATTTTTCATACAGATGAAATGCCTGCTTATGGGATTTCAGAAAATGAAATTAATTCTTTAAAAGAAATGCTTAATGCTTCAAATAATGATGCTATTGTTTTTATTGTAGAAAAAGAAGATAAAGCTGAAAAGGCACTTGAAAAAATTTATCAAAGAGCTTTAGAAGCAATTGAGAAAATTCCTGAAGAAACTAGAGCTGCACAATCAGATGGAACAACGATTTATTCTAGACCAAGACCAGGTTCTGCAAGAATGTATCCAGAAACTGACATTCCACCTTTAAAAATTAATGAAGAATTATTAGAGAAAATTAAATCAAATTTACCTGAACCTATTGAAATAAAAATTAAAAGGATTATAGAAAAATATAAATTAAGTAAGCAACTTGCAAACTCGCTTATTGATATGGATAAAATTGAAATTTTTGAAGAATTGACTCAATATTCTAATGTAGCTCCAAGTTTTATAGCTTCAATTTTAACTGAAGCAATTATTAATTTAAGAAGAGAAGGATATGATATTTCAAATATTAAAGATGTACATTTTAAAGAAATAATTAAAATGATTAATGAAAAGAAAATAGCTAAAGAATCTAGTATAGAAATTCTTAAATATATATGCAAAAATCCAAAATCAAAAATTGAAGAAGCAATAAAGGAACTTTCTTTAGAATATTTAAGTATTGATGAAGCAAAATCTATTGTTGAAAAAATCGTAAAAGATAATTTATTAGAAATAAAAAATGATCCTTTAAAAGCTGAAAAAAAGCTTATGGGTATATTAATGAAATCTCTTAGAGGAAAAATAGATGGAAAAATTCTTAATGAAATTTTAAAAGAAAAAATTAATGAAATAATTAAAAAGGATAATTAG
- a CDS encoding 4Fe-4S dicluster domain-containing protein produces the protein MKQIWIARDYSKCSGCRRCEIACSLKHEGEIWPEASRIRIFMLIPGIEVPHLCVQCPDYPCVEACPTNALSINKETSAVEVDKEKCIACGKCIDACPGKIPHMHPTKKHIIICNLCNGDPECVKVCQEGRWNALWTAPRPSGSLLSIKLYARTPQEITKDLARNIYGEEFEKEVK, from the coding sequence ATGAAGCAAATATGGATTGCAAGAGATTATTCTAAATGTAGTGGATGTAGAAGATGTGAAATTGCTTGCTCACTTAAACATGAAGGAGAAATATGGCCTGAAGCATCTAGAATAAGAATTTTTATGCTTATTCCAGGCATTGAAGTGCCACATCTTTGTGTTCAATGTCCAGATTATCCATGTGTGGAAGCATGTCCTACAAATGCTTTATCAATAAATAAAGAAACAAGTGCTGTAGAAGTTGATAAAGAAAAATGTATTGCGTGTGGAAAATGTATAGATGCATGTCCAGGGAAAATTCCACATATGCATCCAACAAAGAAACATATAATTATATGCAATCTATGTAATGGAGATCCAGAATGTGTAAAAGTTTGCCAAGAAGGTAGATGGAATGCTTTATGGACAGCTCCTAGACCTAGTGGTAGCTTGCTTTCAATAAAACTTTATGCAAGAACACCTCAAGAAATAACTAAAGATCTTGCTAGAAATATTTATGGAGAAGAATTTGAAAAAGAGGTGAAATAA
- a CDS encoding aldehyde ferredoxin oxidoreductase C-terminal domain-containing protein: MLYGYNGKFIEVDLSNEKISIEKIDEQILREYIGGRALASKILWDRLGNKWEEVDPLGPENLLLFLTGPLTGYFPGARICVSGKSPQSNGIVGSTVGGNFAMELRCAGYDGIIVSGEAKKPVYLFIKDDFIEIKDASHIWGKRGIDTIKILINETLKDLSNKWSWKGLWKDPGILYIGPAGENKSRIAAVMSKWSHAAGYGGYGGVMGSKKLKAVVVKGSNSLPPVANKEKVLSLIAEVCRVSIQEKDDWRRWGTGYGGYGVGADTSSEPIRNWQEEWHDNKSFGVDKFEERVWIKRYWGDDGCPTTCLKLSAIKDGEFKGAITDNPDYELQAYLGTNLGIFTPEGNVYVASVVDDLGLCGIQGGNVLGFAAELYQRGILTKKDLGIELEWGNPKAFAKLAEKIAYRKGIGNILAEGTYRAALKLSKRKKIDLMKYAVQSKGIAIGAHGIRSGLDYPPIIAYACSVQGGDHTSVAGLIREELWKCELSMLFADSGVVCSFNVFKLDWLWDFLEAVTGWNITKEEWYEKIAARVLAIQRALLLLGGPDIYWDPRIHDENPERFYEPLPSGPKKGKATDKEDFLKTKSEYYKTLGWDEYGIPTSETLNKLGLKDVDNVLQKIRNKIYSS, encoded by the coding sequence ATGTTATATGGATATAATGGAAAATTTATTGAAGTGGATTTATCAAATGAAAAAATTTCTATAGAAAAAATCGATGAACAAATTTTAAGAGAATACATAGGTGGAAGAGCTTTAGCATCCAAAATTTTATGGGATAGGCTTGGGAATAAATGGGAAGAAGTAGATCCTTTAGGTCCTGAAAATCTTTTATTATTCTTAACTGGGCCATTAACAGGATATTTTCCAGGAGCAAGAATATGTGTTTCTGGAAAATCTCCTCAAAGTAATGGAATAGTTGGCTCTACTGTTGGCGGGAATTTTGCAATGGAACTTAGATGTGCTGGATACGATGGAATAATTGTAAGTGGAGAAGCAAAAAAGCCAGTTTATTTATTCATAAAAGATGATTTTATAGAAATAAAAGATGCAAGTCATATTTGGGGCAAAAGAGGAATAGATACGATAAAAATTTTAATCAATGAAACATTAAAAGATTTATCAAATAAATGGTCTTGGAAAGGATTATGGAAAGATCCTGGAATACTTTACATTGGTCCAGCTGGAGAAAATAAATCTAGAATAGCTGCTGTAATGTCAAAATGGTCTCATGCTGCAGGGTATGGAGGATATGGAGGAGTAATGGGTTCAAAAAAGCTTAAAGCAGTAGTTGTTAAAGGATCAAATAGCCTTCCACCTGTAGCTAATAAGGAAAAAGTTTTAAGCTTGATAGCAGAAGTTTGTAGAGTTTCTATTCAAGAAAAAGATGATTGGAGAAGATGGGGCACTGGCTATGGAGGATATGGAGTCGGTGCAGATACTAGCTCTGAACCTATTAGAAATTGGCAAGAAGAATGGCATGACAATAAAAGCTTTGGAGTTGATAAATTTGAAGAAAGAGTTTGGATAAAAAGATATTGGGGAGATGATGGATGCCCAACTACTTGTCTTAAACTTTCAGCAATAAAAGATGGAGAATTTAAAGGAGCTATAACAGATAATCCAGATTATGAATTACAAGCATATCTTGGTACAAATTTAGGGATATTTACTCCTGAAGGAAATGTTTATGTAGCCTCAGTAGTAGATGATTTAGGTCTATGTGGCATACAAGGAGGAAATGTTCTTGGTTTTGCAGCTGAATTATATCAAAGAGGAATTTTAACAAAGAAAGATTTAGGCATTGAATTAGAATGGGGTAATCCAAAAGCATTTGCAAAATTGGCTGAAAAAATAGCATATAGAAAAGGTATAGGAAATATTTTAGCTGAAGGAACTTATAGAGCTGCTTTAAAATTATCTAAGAGGAAGAAAATTGATTTAATGAAATATGCTGTGCAAAGTAAAGGTATAGCAATTGGAGCGCATGGAATAAGAAGTGGATTGGATTATCCACCAATAATTGCTTATGCATGTTCTGTACAAGGAGGAGATCATACATCTGTAGCTGGATTAATACGTGAAGAATTATGGAAATGCGAATTATCAATGTTATTTGCAGATAGTGGTGTAGTATGTTCATTTAATGTTTTCAAATTAGATTGGCTATGGGATTTCTTAGAAGCTGTAACTGGATGGAATATAACTAAAGAAGAATGGTATGAAAAAATTGCTGCTAGAGTATTAGCTATCCAACGTGCACTTTTATTACTTGGTGGACCAGATATTTATTGGGATCCTAGAATTCATGATGAAAATCCTGAAAGGTTTTATGAACCTCTTCCTTCTGGCCCAAAGAAAGGAAAGGCTACAGATAAAGAAGATTTTCTTAAAACAAAGAGTGAATATTATAAAACTTTAGGATGGGATGAATACGGCATTCCTACTTCAGAAACATTGAATAAACTTGGCTTAAAAGATGTAGATAATGTTCTTCAAAAAATAAGAAATAAAATATATTCTAGTTAA